The Paenibacillus sp. FSL W8-0426 region GCTTTTTCCAAAATACGAAGAGGAAATACAGAAAAGAAATGCCTAGCAATGCAAATCCAATGCCTGCCATCAAATCGAAAAAGTAATGAACGATAAGAGGCGGTTGTTCGTCGATCGGAAACTCATTCAGACCCGTTACTTCTGCATTGAAATTTCCAAAAGCCAAGAAACTTAGAAGTTTCGGAAGGTGAAGTGCACCTATAATTTCATGTTCAACATTAAGCCACCCTAAAAATATCAAATCGGCCCCGCTCTCCGTTTCAAAATGCCATTCTGCCGCTGCGAGCTTTTCGGGTTGATGCTCAGCCAAAAACTTAGCGGAGACGTCACCGGCCAATGTATTTATTAAACTGAACACCAAAACCACTGCCATCATCAGGTTTAAGGCTTTTTTGTGGTATCCAGAAGCTCCTTTTCGAAGCATTGCAAAAGCTGCAACGCCTGCCAGCAGAGCCGCTCCTGTTAAATAGGCCGAACTTAATACATGAAACACCTTGGAAAAGGTTGCCGTACTCAGCATGGCTTGAACGGGGTCAACGGCTGTGAATTGTCCTCCTTCAAACGTAAAACCTCCCGGTTGATTCATAAATCCGTTTACCGTTGTGATAAATACGGCTGACATCCCTGCCCCGACCACAATCGGAATGGTTAGCAGCCAATGCATCATGGGGTTTTTAAACCGATCCCATGTGTACAGGTAAATCCCTAGGAAAATGGCTTCAAAAAAGAAGGCGAACACCTCCATAAACAATGGAAGCGCAATAACATTACCCGCAAGCTTCATAAAATGAGGCCATACTAAAGAAAGCTGCAGCGAAATTGCTGTTCCCGTGACTACGCCTACCGCAACGGAGATAACGAACCCTCGTGACCACCTCTTTGCCATAAGTATGTAGTGCAGATCTTTTTTGCGGATGCCTATTAACTCGGCCAGTGAAATCATTAAAGGGATCCCCACGCCAAGTGTTGCGAAAATTACATGGAATGCTAGCGTCATACCAGTCACCAGTTTGCTCCATAGTACCGTATCCATCCCCATCTTTACCTTCTCCCCTCCAACTTTGTTTTTGTCTAAAATGAAGAAACAAAACATCAGGTTTAGATGCTGAACTTCATGACCTTCGGGGGCTAATTGATGCTTAGCTGCTTTGTGATTAGAAAGAGATTTTTTTCACATAGTAGGTTTGGCCGTAACCCGAAACTGTTGAAAGTGCGGTCCAAGTATTACAAAACCTGATATTTAAAATTTATTATATACTTGACGTTTAGCGTTGCAATTGTGGTCACGCCTTCTCCTCTAAACGTTCAAGGAAGGATCAATTCTTTCTTACAACTCCGTGAAAAATGTAAAAATCACCCGATTGGGCTATTGCGTAATAGAGCTAACCTATGGAGAAACATTACAGTTGGACCAACATGCTGAATTAATACTTCTTTAGTTTCATCTCAAAAAAAAAAAACTTTCTTCTAATTCATTGTTAGTCACACAATAACTAGAAGAAAGGTTTTGGGTTGTCATTAATTCAAGCTATTCGTAGCATCTTGCACCGTGATTCTTAATTTCGCTTTGTTTCCAGCCGGATCAAGCTTCCATCCCGGTTCACCGAAGTATGGCGTACCGTCCGGCTTCCATAAGAGCTGCTGAACTCGGGCGTGTCGGTTCGGATCATACAAGGGCTCTCCCGAAATCTCCTTATAGGGACGGGCATGGTAGACAAAAAGGAGCTTTGAGCCGTCTTCGGACATCGTAAAGCTGTTATGCCCCGGCCCATATTGAGAATTAGACTCGCTGCTTGAGAACACCGGTTCTTTCGATTTGGTCCATGAAGACGGATCAAGCAGATCACTCGTTTCATCCGCCGTGAGCAGCCCCATGCAATAACGATCATCAGTCCCGCTGGCCGAGTAGGCCATGAAAACACGCCCGTTCTTGATCAGAACTGCCGGCCCTTCGTTCACGCGGTGCAGCTGAATCTCCCAATCATATTCCGGAGAAGAGATTTTTACAGGCTCGGTCGAAATGGACCATGGCGTATCCATCCGAGCGATATAAAGGCAAGATTCCTCAACAATCTGAGCCCAAACCAAATAACGCTGCCCCCGATGTTCGAACGTGGTGGCATCGAGTGAGAAGCTTTCAACCGGCAGCTTGATTCGCCCCTTTTCAATCCATCTTGTCGTAAGTGGATCGTTGTCCTCACATTCCAGGACATAAGGACGGATTGCCCACTTGTCTTCTGCCGTTCCGGCCGCGAAGTAGATATACCACTTTCCATCAATATGATGAAGCTCTGGTGCCCAAATATGGCTGCCCATCTCCCCCTCTTCGTGTTTCGTCCAGACGACCATCTCCTCGGCATCGGAAAGGCCGCTGATGGTCCGGGATCTCCGCAGCACGATGCGATCGTACTCTGGCACAGAACCCGTAAAATAGTAGTATCCGTCCGTATGCTTAAGCACATAAGGATCGGCGCGATTCAGCACAAGCGGATTCGGATACTCGTCATCTTTAACGGTTCCTTCAACGGTAACCGTACCTGACTGCTCAAGCAGAACGGGCGGGATGCTTTCCCATACCACCGGCAATGTCGTATTTATGCCATTCTCCAATTCGGCCTCGACGAAGCTCGGTAGCTGCAGCGGCTCACCTATGGCCAAACGGATCGAATGCTCGCGAATGTCTTTTATTTTCATCATCATCGTTATGTCCCTCCCTAAAGTTGAACGATCTTGATCACTTGTTAACCTATCAAGCCCTTGAGCGATATATGCCAATCTCTTATGAACATGGAAATCCAGCATCCTCCACATAACCTATAATAAAACTACATCAGTAGTCTAGATCAGAACTAAAGGTCTTACCTTGCAAATTTAAGTTCATTATAATGAGCTCCAACGATTCTTTATTTGTTATAATCTAAACACAATTACTCCCAAAATATAAAGTTCACTTCTCCTAATAGGGGTTCTCAATCTTCTTTATGGGAGTAGTAAGTCGTAAGGTACCAGCTCAACATGCCTCGTAAGCCCCTCGTCCTCTCCCTATCTAATTTTAAAGCATCTTAATCGGATGAGCTTGAATGCCTTGTCATTAGCATCTCTTGAGCTTTTTGCGGATCGTTCATAAGTAGAGTACGATACTCCAGCATCTTGTTAAGGGTGTCCAGCATTCGGTCCCTTGAGCTCTATTCCTAATTAATCCCCTTAAGTCGCGACCTTATTGTCAAAATACCCGCTATGAGGTACATAAAAGAAGTAACTCCAAACAATTTAAAAATACTCGGGGTCATCGTCATATATAGGCTGATAGGAAGCGACCACAAAAATGCAATAAACATAAGTGATGGCTTATGGATAACGGATGCTAACAACGCTACACAAGCTGGAACGAAAAGCGAAAATAGTGTGCTTATTATAACATCGTTCTCAGCACGTTCATGCGTGTAAGGATTTAATAAAGCTAATATAATCCATAGAATCATGGTGCAAATTGAAGATATGACTCCAATACGTTGTGCTATTCTCATTTCCATCCCTCCGTTGTTATACTAGATTGTTGGAATGTCAACGCGATCAGAACAAATTCTGTTTAATATTCCCCTTTGTTCGCTTGCTGATCTAGATGGCATCCGAATGGGCCTCTTTCCTTATAACGAGAGCAGGATGTTGGGCAGAAATGTAAACAGGGTAATGAGGGGAACACTCGTTGCCGTATTCGTCTTTTCGAAGGCATACACTCCCAGTGAGAAGGCCGTAAGGCCAATCCCGATCATGGAGATGAGCTGACCAAACCATACAACCAGAAACTTGCCAAAGGATTTTTGAACCGTATGTTCCATCGATGCTGCTCCTTTCTCTTCTAGGCTTGATGTGGGAAATATAAACGGGTGATGTAGGTGAAGCTTCCTTGTTCCGCTCCCAGAACACGTTCCGTGATATGAGCGAAAGCTTCCACCTTTTTCCGGAGCTCCTCTTCCTCCCATTGAAAAATGCCCTGATCCAGTAAAAATTGTGAGGATACCAGCAAAAATTCAATAGCTTCCTTGGGATTAGGTGTGTGAAACACTCCTTCCTGAATGCCCTGCTCGACCACTTCAGCCAAGATGGGGCTTAATCGGAGAACCGTCTCAACAAGACTTTTTTGATGCATTTCCACATTTTGCACATGGTGCAATTGCTCAATCAGCCCGAGCTTTTTTTCGTCAGGCTGATTTTGCGCCATAATAATGCGAAAAATTTTGTCATGGGCGTTCAGGTTCGGATCAGATACTACACGTTTGGCTGATGCCTCCCCGTTCAGAATAAAACGCATGACGATGGCATTCATAACCTCTTCCTTGGACTGGAAATAATAATAAAAGGTGCCCTTGGCAATGTTGCAAGCCTGGAGAATATCCATGACGGTCGCTTTGGTGTACCCTTTTGTCACGAACAGAATCTCGGCCGCATCCAGTATTTCATTTCTGCGTTCTTCCGGATTTTTAATCAATCTCATATTCTGTCCTCCGATCCATTCGACCGACTGTCGGTCTATTCCAGTCGTGAAGTTTTTGAATTAGAACCCCATTTCAGCTAACCATTGTGACAGATGACTTTCCCTGTTTTTCAGATCCTGACGTTCTCTTGCATATTTGCCGATATGTTTATCTGCGACCAGTTTGCCGTCCATCATGAACAGAACTCGTTCTGACCTGGCAGCGACCCTGACATCATGCGTTACAAGCAGAATGGTAGTACCTGCGGCATTGATGTCGCCAAGAATATCCATGATCTCGTGTGTAGACTTGGAATTCAGTGCCCCTGTCGGCTCATCTCCAAACAAAATATCCGGATTATTGATAAGCGCCCGGCAAATGGCAATCCGCTGCAGCTGCCCTCCCGAGGCTTGCGTGATGTTGTGATGAGCCAGCCCGTCAATTCCCATCTTTTTCATGAGTGACAGCGCCCTTGCATTAATGGCATCCCTGCTGCTGTTCTTGGCAAGATACGCGGAAAGTACGATGTTATCCAGCAAGTTCAGATTCTTGAGCAAATGAATGTTCTGAAAGATAAACCCCATCTTGGTCAAGCGCAAACTTGCGAGGTCGCTCTCCTGGAATGCGGATATTTTTTTGCCGTTAAAGTAGACACTGCCGGCACTGACCTGATCCATGCCGCTGATGTTGTACAATAACGTAGACTTGCCTGAGCCGGACGGGCCCATAATGGATACGAACTCTCCTTTTTTTAATTGGAGATTAATATCTTTCAAAATGCTATGCTCTTCATTCTCACCGATTGCTACGGATTTATTCACGTCTTTGGCTTCTAGTATCGTTGTCATCGTTGTTCCTCACTATTCCACGATCATTTTGGATATGCTGGCTTCCTTGATCGACTGGATGCTGATCCAAGCCGTCAGTACGATGGTTCCTGCAAGCAACAACGGACACAGAATATACGCCTGTATCGGGTCAATAACGAAGACAATACTGGAAGCGCCAAATGTGGACATAATACTGCTGACAAGCAGTGGTCCGAGCGTATTGGACAGTACTGTTCCGGCAGCAACTCCGAAAGTCAATATGATAAGTGACATGACTACATACTTCAGCTTAATCTTGGACAAGGCAAAACCGAGACTTCTTAGCACAGCAATATCGTTATTATCCTTGGCTACCAACATTTGAAGAAACAACGAGGTGATTAGTATCGATATGAATACCCCGATGGCCAAGGCCAGCATGGTGACCAACTTTAATTGCTGAATGGTTCCCCCGAGCGTCTGATCCAGATACCCTTGAAGATCCGTCACTTTTGCTGGAGAGAAGGATGTTTCAAATTCGGCAATTTTGGCAGCCATTTGACTGCGATCTTTCAGATCAAGGCTGACCACATACCACAGCACACTATCCTTGTTGTATGGCAGCAGAGCTTTTGCCGTTTTTCCGCCATTCGTTACGTCCTGATAGATACCGCTGACCGTCATGACCTGGTCTTTGCCATTAACCAGCAAGGTTAGCTGTTCTCCCGTCTTCAGCCCGAGCTCGCTGCTGTTCGCATCGGACAATGCAATTTCGTTCTCGGTCGTTGGCGCATTACCGCTGACATAAGACAACGGGAAAATGCTGAAGTCGCCGCTTTCCACGCTCAGATTATCATAACTGCCCTCTGCATTCCGAACTTTGAACCGGCTTGTTACCAGCGGGGAATACGTTTTGATGTCGGGATCGGTCTTGATCCGGGAAATCAGATTTTCATAGCGCTGCTCAACATCGTCAGTATGCCTCAAGTCAATGCGAATATCGCTTTGTCCTACACCCATATAGGAAATAAAGCTTGGTGC contains the following coding sequences:
- a CDS encoding cytochrome ubiquinol oxidase subunit I; this translates as MGMDTVLWSKLVTGMTLAFHVIFATLGVGIPLMISLAELIGIRKKDLHYILMAKRWSRGFVISVAVGVVTGTAISLQLSLVWPHFMKLAGNVIALPLFMEVFAFFFEAIFLGIYLYTWDRFKNPMMHWLLTIPIVVGAGMSAVFITTVNGFMNQPGGFTFEGGQFTAVDPVQAMLSTATFSKVFHVLSSAYLTGAALLAGVAAFAMLRKGASGYHKKALNLMMAVVLVFSLINTLAGDVSAKFLAEHQPEKLAAAEWHFETESGADLIFLGWLNVEHEIIGALHLPKLLSFLAFGNFNAEVTGLNEFPIDEQPPLIVHYFFDLMAGIGFALLGISFLYFLFVFWKKRNEFNKWLLRLVALGAPLAILGVELGWFYAELGRQPWIIRGFMRVEEAATTSPSVRILFFFFLLLYIVLGTVSGLVLRRMFKHNPAEVEMEKWMQHASDKTALKGEHA
- a CDS encoding ABC transporter ATP-binding protein, whose translation is MTTILEAKDVNKSVAIGENEEHSILKDINLQLKKGEFVSIMGPSGSGKSTLLYNISGMDQVSAGSVYFNGKKISAFQESDLASLRLTKMGFIFQNIHLLKNLNLLDNIVLSAYLAKNSSRDAINARALSLMKKMGIDGLAHHNITQASGGQLQRIAICRALINNPDILFGDEPTGALNSKSTHEIMDILGDINAAGTTILLVTHDVRVAARSERVLFMMDGKLVADKHIGKYARERQDLKNRESHLSQWLAEMGF
- a CDS encoding family 43 glycosylhydrolase, whose translation is MMMKIKDIREHSIRLAIGEPLQLPSFVEAELENGINTTLPVVWESIPPVLLEQSGTVTVEGTVKDDEYPNPLVLNRADPYVLKHTDGYYYFTGSVPEYDRIVLRRSRTISGLSDAEEMVVWTKHEEGEMGSHIWAPELHHIDGKWYIYFAAGTAEDKWAIRPYVLECEDNDPLTTRWIEKGRIKLPVESFSLDATTFEHRGQRYLVWAQIVEESCLYIARMDTPWSISTEPVKISSPEYDWEIQLHRVNEGPAVLIKNGRVFMAYSASGTDDRYCMGLLTADETSDLLDPSSWTKSKEPVFSSSESNSQYGPGHNSFTMSEDGSKLLFVYHARPYKEISGEPLYDPNRHARVQQLLWKPDGTPYFGEPGWKLDPAGNKAKLRITVQDATNSLN
- a CDS encoding TetR/AcrR family transcriptional regulator, with protein sequence MRLIKNPEERRNEILDAAEILFVTKGYTKATVMDILQACNIAKGTFYYYFQSKEEVMNAIVMRFILNGEASAKRVVSDPNLNAHDKIFRIIMAQNQPDEKKLGLIEQLHHVQNVEMHQKSLVETVLRLSPILAEVVEQGIQEGVFHTPNPKEAIEFLLVSSQFLLDQGIFQWEEEELRKKVEAFAHITERVLGAEQGSFTYITRLYFPHQA